Proteins from one Burkholderia oklahomensis C6786 genomic window:
- a CDS encoding CTP synthase has product MTKYVFVTGGVVSSLGKGIAAASLAAILESRGLKVTLLKLDPYINVDPGTMSPFQHGEVFVTEDGAETDLDLGHYERFISTKMRKANNFTTGQIYESVIRKERRGDYLGKTVQVIPHITNEIQAFVERGAASATCGEPDVAIVEIGGTVGDIESLPFLEAARQMSLRLGRNSACFVHLTLVPFIATAGELKTKPTQHSVQKLREIGISPHVLLCRADRPIPDDESKKISLFSNVPEDAVISVWDVDSIYKIPQMLHDQGLDKIICEELKLDPKPADLRMWSDLVEKLQHPKHEVTIGMVGKYVDLTESYKSLIEALRHASIHTSTKVNIEYIDSEELEANGTASLAHLDAVLVPGGFGRRGTEGKIAAIRHARESKVPYLGICLGMQLAVIEFARDVVGLAQANSTEFDANTPERVVALITEWYDRDGKVEKRTEDSDLGGTMRLGSQRCPIKAGTLAEEIYGKDVNERHRHRYEVNNRFVPQLEAGGLVISARTPSEDLPEMMELPRAMHPWFVGVQFHPEFTSTPRDGHPLFKSFVQAALAFQQSRAGVKA; this is encoded by the coding sequence ATGACCAAATATGTTTTCGTCACCGGCGGCGTAGTTTCTTCCCTCGGCAAGGGCATTGCCGCCGCTTCTCTCGCCGCGATCCTCGAATCGCGCGGTCTCAAAGTCACCCTCCTCAAACTCGATCCGTACATCAACGTCGATCCCGGCACGATGAGCCCGTTTCAGCACGGCGAAGTGTTCGTGACGGAAGACGGCGCGGAAACCGATCTCGACCTCGGCCACTATGAGCGCTTCATCAGCACGAAGATGCGCAAGGCCAACAATTTCACGACCGGTCAGATCTACGAATCGGTGATCCGCAAGGAGCGTCGCGGCGATTACCTCGGCAAGACCGTCCAGGTGATCCCGCACATCACGAACGAGATCCAGGCATTCGTCGAGCGCGGCGCGGCGTCGGCCACCTGCGGCGAGCCGGATGTCGCGATTGTCGAGATCGGCGGCACGGTGGGCGACATCGAGTCGCTGCCGTTCCTCGAGGCGGCGCGCCAGATGAGCCTGCGCCTCGGCCGCAACAGCGCATGCTTCGTTCACCTGACGCTCGTGCCGTTCATCGCGACGGCGGGCGAGCTGAAGACGAAGCCGACCCAGCACAGCGTGCAGAAGCTGCGCGAGATCGGCATTTCGCCGCACGTGCTGCTTTGCCGTGCCGACCGCCCGATCCCCGACGACGAATCGAAGAAGATCTCGCTCTTCTCGAACGTGCCGGAAGACGCGGTGATCTCGGTGTGGGACGTCGACAGCATCTACAAGATCCCGCAGATGCTGCACGACCAGGGCCTCGACAAGATCATCTGCGAAGAGCTCAAGCTCGATCCGAAGCCGGCCGATCTCCGCATGTGGTCGGATCTCGTCGAGAAGCTTCAGCATCCGAAGCATGAGGTGACGATCGGGATGGTCGGCAAGTACGTCGACCTGACGGAATCGTACAAGTCGCTGATCGAAGCGCTGCGCCATGCGTCGATCCACACGTCGACGAAGGTCAACATCGAGTACATCGATTCGGAAGAGCTCGAGGCGAACGGCACCGCGAGCCTCGCGCATCTCGACGCGGTCCTCGTGCCGGGCGGCTTCGGCCGGCGCGGCACCGAAGGCAAGATCGCGGCGATCCGCCATGCGCGCGAGTCGAAGGTCCCGTATCTCGGCATCTGTCTCGGGATGCAGCTCGCCGTCATCGAATTCGCGCGCGACGTCGTCGGCCTCGCCCAGGCGAACAGCACCGAGTTCGATGCGAACACGCCGGAGCGCGTCGTCGCGCTCATCACCGAGTGGTACGACCGCGACGGCAAGGTCGAGAAGCGGACCGAGGATTCGGATCTCGGCGGCACGATGCGGCTCGGTTCGCAGCGCTGCCCGATCAAGGCGGGCACGCTCGCCGAAGAGATCTACGGCAAGGACGTGAACGAGCGTCACCGTCACCGCTACGAAGTCAACAACCGCTTCGTGCCGCAGCTCGAAGCGGGCGGCCTCGTGATCAGCGCGCGCACGCCGAGCGAGGATCTGCCGGAAATGATGGAGCTGCCGCGGGCGATGCACCCGTGGTTCGTCGGCGTCCAGTTCCACCCGGAATTCACGTCGACGCCGCGCGACGGTCATCCGCTCTTCAAGTCGTTCGTCCAGGCCGCGCTCGCGTTTCAGCAGTCGCGCGCCGGAGTGAAAGCATGA
- the kdsA gene encoding 3-deoxy-8-phosphooctulonate synthase, translating into MNLAGFEAGLDKPFFLIAGTCVVESEQMTIDTAGRLKEICAKLGVPFIYKSSYDKANRSSGKSFRGLGMDEGLRILAEVRRQLNVPVLTDVHEIDEIAPVAAVVDVLQTPAFLCRQTDFIRACAQSGKPVNIKKGQFLAPHDMKNVIDKARDAARDAGLSEDRFLACERGVSFGYNNLVSDMRSLAIMRETGAPVVFDATHSVQLPGGQGTSSGGQREFVPVLARAAVATGVAGLFMETHPNPADARSDGPNAVPLGRMAALLETLVTLDRAVKRAPFLENDFN; encoded by the coding sequence ATGAATCTCGCCGGATTCGAAGCCGGGCTCGACAAGCCGTTCTTTCTGATCGCGGGCACCTGCGTCGTCGAATCGGAGCAGATGACGATCGACACCGCGGGCCGGCTGAAGGAGATCTGCGCGAAGCTCGGCGTGCCGTTCATCTACAAGTCGTCGTACGACAAGGCCAATCGCAGCTCGGGCAAGTCGTTTCGCGGGCTCGGGATGGACGAGGGCCTGCGGATCCTCGCCGAGGTGAGGCGCCAGCTGAACGTGCCGGTGCTGACCGACGTGCACGAGATCGACGAGATCGCGCCTGTCGCGGCCGTCGTCGACGTGCTGCAGACGCCCGCGTTCCTGTGCCGTCAGACCGACTTCATCCGCGCGTGCGCGCAATCGGGCAAGCCCGTCAACATCAAGAAGGGCCAGTTCCTCGCGCCGCACGACATGAAGAACGTGATCGACAAGGCGCGCGACGCCGCGCGCGACGCGGGGCTGTCGGAAGACCGCTTCCTCGCGTGCGAGCGCGGCGTGTCGTTCGGCTACAACAACCTCGTGTCGGACATGCGCTCGCTCGCGATCATGCGCGAGACGGGCGCGCCCGTCGTGTTCGACGCGACCCATTCGGTGCAGTTGCCGGGCGGGCAGGGCACGAGCTCGGGCGGCCAGCGCGAATTCGTGCCGGTGCTCGCGCGCGCGGCGGTGGCGACGGGCGTCGCGGGGCTCTTCATGGAGACCCACCCGAACCCGGCCGATGCCCGGTCGGACGGCCCGAACGCGGTGCCGCTCGGCAGGATGGCCGCGCTGCTGGAGACGCTCGTCACGCTCGATCGGGCGGTGAAGCGCGCGCCGTTCCTGGAAAACGATTTCAATTGA
- the eno gene encoding phosphopyruvate hydratase translates to MSAIVDIIGREILDSRGNPTVECDVLLESGTMGRAAVPSGASTGSREAIELRDGEAGRYNGKGVLKAVEHINTEISEAIMGLDASEQAFLDKTLLELDGTDNKSRLGANAMLAVSMAVAKAAAEEAGLPLYRYFGGSGAMQLPVPMMNIVNGGAHANNSLDIQEFMIVPVSQPTFREALRCGAEVFHALKKILSDRGMSTAVGDEGGFAPNFGSNDECLSTILQAIEKAGYRAGEDVLLALDCAASEFYHDGKYQLAGEGLQLSSAEFTDYLATLADKFPIVSIEDGMHEGDWDGWKRLTERLGKKVQLVGDDLFVTNTRILKEGIEKGIANSILIKINQIGTLTETFAAIEMAKRAGYTAVISHRSGETEDSTIADIAVGLNAGQIKTGSLSRSDRISKYNQLLRIEEDLGDIASYPGKSAFYNLR, encoded by the coding sequence ATGAGTGCAATCGTAGACATCATCGGCCGCGAGATTCTGGATTCGCGCGGCAATCCCACCGTCGAGTGCGACGTGCTGCTCGAGTCGGGCACGATGGGCCGCGCGGCGGTGCCGTCGGGCGCATCGACCGGCTCGCGCGAGGCGATCGAGCTGCGTGACGGCGAAGCCGGCCGCTACAACGGCAAGGGCGTGCTGAAGGCGGTCGAGCACATCAACACCGAGATCTCCGAAGCGATCATGGGCCTCGACGCGTCCGAGCAGGCGTTCCTCGACAAGACGCTGCTCGAACTCGACGGCACCGACAACAAGTCGCGCCTCGGCGCGAACGCGATGCTCGCCGTGTCGATGGCGGTCGCGAAGGCCGCGGCTGAAGAAGCCGGCCTGCCGCTGTACCGCTACTTCGGCGGCTCGGGCGCGATGCAACTGCCGGTGCCGATGATGAACATCGTGAACGGCGGCGCGCACGCGAACAACAGCCTGGACATCCAGGAATTCATGATCGTGCCGGTAAGCCAGCCGACGTTTCGCGAAGCGCTGCGCTGCGGCGCGGAAGTGTTCCACGCGCTGAAGAAGATTCTGTCGGACCGCGGCATGAGCACGGCGGTCGGCGACGAAGGCGGCTTCGCGCCGAACTTCGGCAGCAACGACGAATGCCTGTCGACGATCCTGCAGGCGATCGAGAAGGCCGGCTACCGCGCGGGCGAAGACGTGCTGCTCGCGCTCGACTGCGCGGCGTCGGAGTTCTACCACGACGGCAAGTACCAGCTCGCGGGCGAAGGCTTGCAGCTGTCGTCGGCCGAGTTCACCGACTACCTCGCGACGCTCGCGGACAAGTTCCCGATCGTGTCGATCGAAGACGGCATGCACGAAGGCGACTGGGACGGCTGGAAGCGCCTGACCGAGCGCCTCGGCAAGAAGGTGCAGCTCGTCGGCGACGACCTGTTCGTCACGAACACGCGCATCCTGAAGGAAGGCATCGAGAAGGGCATCGCGAACTCGATCCTCATCAAGATCAACCAGATCGGTACGTTGACCGAAACGTTCGCGGCGATCGAGATGGCGAAGCGCGCCGGCTACACGGCCGTGATCTCGCACCGCTCGGGCGAAACGGAAGACTCGACGATCGCCGACATCGCAGTCGGCCTGAACGCCGGCCAGATCAAGACGGGCTCGCTGTCGCGCAGCGACCGCATCTCGAAGTACAACCAGCTGCTGCGCATCGAGGAAGATCTCGGCGATATCGCGAGCTACCCGGGCAAGTCGGCGTTTTATAACCTGCGCTGA
- the ftsB gene encoding cell division protein FtsB, with amino-acid sequence MRLVTVVLIALLVVIQYPLWWGHGGWLRVHELRQQLNDQLQKNADAKLRNERIAGEVQDLQSGTSAIEERARYEMGMVKDGEVFVQFVSPNSPASAAQSNAQPATSTRGEVSAAPVRVVPNPVSRAKPEKRHGGDKAHKPAHG; translated from the coding sequence ATGCGGCTCGTTACCGTCGTCCTGATTGCTTTGCTGGTCGTGATTCAGTACCCATTGTGGTGGGGGCATGGCGGCTGGCTGCGAGTGCACGAGCTTCGGCAGCAACTGAACGACCAATTGCAGAAGAACGCCGACGCGAAGCTGCGCAACGAGCGGATCGCGGGCGAAGTGCAGGATCTGCAGAGCGGCACCTCGGCGATCGAGGAGCGTGCGCGTTACGAGATGGGCATGGTGAAGGACGGCGAAGTGTTCGTGCAGTTCGTGTCGCCGAATTCGCCGGCGTCTGCGGCGCAGAGCAATGCGCAGCCGGCGACGTCGACGCGCGGCGAGGTGTCGGCCGCGCCGGTGCGCGTCGTGCCGAATCCGGTGTCGCGCGCGAAGCCTGAAAAGCGGCACGGCGGCGACAAGGCGCACAAGCCGGCGCACGGCTGA
- the hslO gene encoding Hsp33 family molecular chaperone HslO, giving the protein MSDQLQKFMFNAAPVRGEIVSLRNTWQEVLTRRDYPTPVRNVLGEMMAACALLSANLKFDGTLIMQIFGDGPMKMLVVQCSSDLAMRATAKFSGDAAQTIGEDTSFADLINASGHGRCVITLDPTDKRPGQQPYQGIVPLNGEDGPLASIADVLEHYMRHSEQLDTRLWLAADHNRAVGVLLQKLPGDGGIVPRVEETDMDTWERVCTLGGTLSSKELLEVEPETVFRRLFWQENVQHFEPTSTRFHCTCSREKVGGMLRMLGRVEIDGVIEERGHVEIHCEFCNQRYEFDPVDVAQLFSTPELGASVAPAAERRH; this is encoded by the coding sequence GTGAGCGACCAGTTACAGAAATTCATGTTCAACGCGGCCCCGGTGCGCGGCGAGATCGTCTCGCTGCGCAACACGTGGCAAGAGGTGCTCACGCGCCGCGACTATCCGACGCCCGTGCGCAACGTGCTCGGCGAGATGATGGCAGCCTGCGCGCTGCTGTCGGCGAACCTGAAGTTCGACGGCACGCTCATCATGCAGATCTTCGGCGACGGCCCGATGAAGATGCTCGTCGTCCAGTGCAGTTCGGACCTCGCGATGCGCGCGACTGCGAAGTTCTCGGGCGACGCCGCGCAGACGATCGGCGAGGACACGTCGTTCGCCGACCTGATCAACGCGAGCGGCCACGGCCGCTGCGTGATCACGCTCGATCCGACCGACAAGCGGCCCGGCCAGCAACCGTATCAGGGGATCGTGCCGTTGAACGGCGAGGACGGCCCGCTCGCGTCGATTGCCGACGTGCTCGAGCATTACATGCGGCATTCCGAGCAGCTCGACACGCGGCTCTGGCTCGCGGCCGACCACAATCGCGCGGTCGGCGTGCTGCTGCAGAAGCTGCCGGGCGACGGCGGCATCGTCCCGCGCGTGGAGGAAACCGACATGGACACGTGGGAGCGCGTCTGCACGCTCGGCGGCACGCTGTCGTCGAAAGAACTGCTCGAAGTGGAACCCGAGACCGTGTTCCGGCGTCTGTTCTGGCAGGAGAATGTGCAGCACTTCGAACCGACGAGCACGCGCTTCCATTGCACGTGCTCGCGCGAGAAGGTCGGCGGGATGCTGCGCATGCTCGGACGCGTCGAGATCGACGGCGTGATCGAGGAGCGCGGCCACGTCGAGATCCACTGCGAATTCTGCAATCAGCGCTACGAATTCGATCCGGTCGACGTCGCCCAGTTGTTCTCGACGCCCGAACTCGGCGCAAGCGTAGCGCCCGCCGCCGAGCGACGACACTGA
- a CDS encoding gamma carbonic anhydrase family protein, giving the protein MTIYKLGDNAPSIHESVFVADSAAIVGKVVLEENASVWFGATIRGDNEPITVGAGSNVQEGAVLHTDPGCPLSIAPNVTVGHQAMLHGCTIGEGSLIGIQAVILNRAVIGRNCLVGAGAVITEGKTFPDNSLILGAPAKVVRTLSDEDIARMHMNTKSYATRRAYFKEQLVRIG; this is encoded by the coding sequence GTGACCATCTACAAGCTCGGCGACAACGCCCCGTCCATCCACGAAAGCGTGTTCGTCGCGGACAGCGCGGCGATCGTCGGCAAGGTCGTGCTCGAAGAGAACGCGAGCGTCTGGTTCGGCGCGACGATCCGCGGCGACAACGAGCCGATCACGGTCGGCGCGGGCAGCAACGTGCAGGAAGGCGCGGTGCTGCACACCGATCCCGGCTGCCCGCTCTCGATCGCGCCGAACGTGACGGTCGGCCACCAGGCGATGCTGCACGGCTGCACGATCGGCGAAGGTTCGCTGATCGGCATTCAGGCGGTGATCTTGAATCGCGCGGTGATCGGCCGCAACTGTCTCGTCGGTGCGGGCGCGGTGATCACCGAAGGCAAGACGTTCCCCGACAATTCGCTGATTCTCGGGGCGCCGGCGAAGGTCGTGCGTACGCTGTCCGACGAGGACATCGCGCGGATGCACATGAACACGAAGAGCTACGCGACGCGGCGCGCGTATTTCAAGGAGCAGCTCGTGCGGATCGGCTGA
- a CDS encoding ferritin-like domain-containing protein, protein MRCARSDALAALCEPDPARKAVLVGELRAALLDGRAAALPERELSAPERGLPGRPARPELVEPRRLERRSMRSPEGRAALLHALAHIEFNAINLALDAVWRFARMPAAFYADWLKVAAEEAHHYSLLAARLAEFGHAYGDFPAHDGLWEMCERTAGDVLARMALVPRTLEARGLDASPPIRARLQQAGDHASAAILDVILRDEIGHVWIGNRWFRHLCDEAGLDPHATYERLAAQYRAPRLRGPFNFDARRAAGFSDDELNALVAQDVEPKA, encoded by the coding sequence CTGCGCTGCGCGCGCAGCGATGCGCTCGCTGCGCTTTGCGAGCCCGATCCTGCGCGCAAGGCCGTGCTCGTCGGCGAGCTGCGCGCCGCGCTGCTCGACGGACGCGCGGCGGCGCTGCCGGAGCGCGAGCTGAGCGCGCCCGAGCGCGGCTTGCCCGGACGGCCCGCGCGGCCGGAGCTCGTCGAGCCGCGCCGGCTCGAGCGGCGCAGCATGCGCTCGCCGGAAGGGCGCGCGGCGCTGCTGCACGCGCTTGCGCATATCGAGTTCAACGCGATCAATCTCGCGCTCGACGCGGTGTGGCGCTTTGCGCGGATGCCGGCTGCGTTCTACGCCGACTGGCTGAAAGTCGCGGCGGAGGAGGCGCATCATTATTCGCTGCTTGCCGCGCGCCTCGCGGAGTTCGGGCACGCGTACGGCGATTTTCCCGCGCACGACGGCCTTTGGGAGATGTGTGAGCGCACGGCGGGCGACGTGCTCGCGCGGATGGCGCTCGTGCCGCGCACGCTCGAGGCGCGCGGGCTCGATGCGTCGCCGCCGATCCGCGCGCGGCTTCAGCAGGCGGGCGATCACGCGTCGGCGGCGATTCTCGACGTGATCCTGCGCGACGAGATCGGCCATGTGTGGATCGGCAATCGCTGGTTTCGCCATCTGTGCGACGAGGCGGGGCTCGATCCGCACGCGACCTACGAACGGCTCGCCGCGCAGTATCGCGCGCCGCGGCTGCGCGGTCCGTTCAACTTCGATGCGCGCCGCGCGGCGGGTTTCAGCGACGATGAATTGAACGCGCTCGTCGCGCAGGACGTCGAGCCGAAGGCTTGA
- a CDS encoding alpha/beta fold hydrolase → MHSTQSVSDFVTVRGVKLHVRRWGRPDAPTLYMLHGWMDVAASFQFVVDALAGDWQVIAPDARGFGLSDWPVAAQGGGHYWFHEYLADLDALVDHYTPDGEVNLIGHSMGANVVCLYAGARPQRVRRVVDLEGFGLAPARAEQAPRRLAQWLDELRMPPTLKRYASLEDVAARLVKTNPRLDARRAAFLAAHWSARDGDGQYRLLADPAHKLRGPLLYRLDEVTAIWSKVRAKVLHVEAVDSPTLAFLAGEIPIPEFKARFAAFADWREKLVEDAGHMVHHDQPEQIAALIEAFCA, encoded by the coding sequence ATGCACTCCACTCAATCTGTCTCCGATTTCGTCACGGTTCGCGGCGTGAAGCTGCATGTGCGCCGCTGGGGGCGGCCCGACGCGCCGACGCTCTATATGCTGCACGGCTGGATGGACGTCGCGGCGTCGTTCCAGTTCGTCGTCGACGCGCTCGCGGGCGACTGGCAGGTGATCGCCCCCGACGCGCGCGGCTTCGGCCTGTCCGACTGGCCGGTCGCCGCGCAGGGCGGCGGCCATTACTGGTTCCACGAATATCTCGCAGACCTCGACGCGCTGGTCGACCATTACACGCCCGACGGCGAAGTGAACCTGATCGGCCACAGCATGGGCGCGAACGTCGTGTGCCTGTACGCGGGCGCGCGGCCACAGCGGGTGCGGCGGGTCGTCGACCTGGAGGGCTTCGGGCTTGCGCCCGCGCGCGCCGAGCAGGCGCCGCGGCGCCTCGCGCAGTGGCTGGACGAGCTGCGCATGCCGCCGACGCTCAAGCGCTACGCGTCGCTCGAGGACGTCGCCGCGCGCCTCGTCAAGACGAATCCGCGCCTCGACGCCCGCCGCGCGGCGTTTCTCGCCGCGCACTGGTCGGCGCGCGATGGGGACGGCCAGTACCGGCTCCTCGCGGATCCCGCGCACAAGCTGCGCGGCCCGCTGTTGTACCGGCTCGACGAGGTGACGGCGATCTGGTCGAAGGTGCGCGCGAAGGTGCTGCACGTCGAGGCCGTCGATTCGCCGACGCTCGCGTTCCTTGCGGGCGAGATTCCGATTCCCGAATTCAAGGCGCGCTTTGCCGCGTTCGCCGATTGGCGCGAGAAGCTCGTCGAGGATGCGGGGCACATGGTCCATCACGACCAGCCGGAGCAGATCGCCGCGCTGATCGAAGCGTTCTGCGCGTGA
- a CDS encoding 3',5'-nucleoside bisphosphate phosphatase has product MNADLHCHSNVSDGQLSPADVARRAHAGGVTLWALTDHDEVGGQRAARETAEALGMRYLHGVEISVTWASRTVHIVGLNIDPENRVLVDGLYRTRNGRAARAVAIGDALAAVGIEGAYEGALEHVSNPDLISRTHFARFLVDKGYAASTADVFDRYLGDGKPGYVAHRWAKLSDAVAWIRQSGGEAVVAHPGRYAYTPVEFDAFFGEFIDLGGVAIEVVTGSHTPDQYREYADVARRFGFEASRGSDFHAPGEGRTELGSLPPLPSDLKPVWERWL; this is encoded by the coding sequence ATGAACGCCGATCTCCACTGCCATTCGAACGTCTCCGACGGTCAGCTTTCTCCCGCCGATGTCGCGCGCCGCGCGCACGCGGGCGGCGTCACGCTGTGGGCGCTGACCGATCACGACGAGGTCGGCGGTCAGCGCGCCGCGCGCGAAACCGCCGAGGCGCTCGGCATGCGCTATCTGCACGGCGTCGAGATTTCGGTGACGTGGGCGTCGCGCACCGTGCACATCGTCGGCCTGAACATCGATCCGGAGAACCGGGTGCTCGTCGACGGCCTCTACCGGACGCGCAACGGCCGCGCGGCGCGCGCGGTCGCGATCGGCGACGCGCTTGCTGCGGTCGGCATCGAAGGGGCTTACGAAGGCGCGCTCGAGCATGTCTCGAATCCCGACCTGATCTCGCGCACGCACTTCGCGCGCTTTCTCGTCGACAAGGGTTATGCGGCGTCGACGGCCGACGTGTTCGACCGCTACCTCGGCGACGGCAAGCCGGGCTACGTCGCGCACCGCTGGGCCAAGCTGTCCGACGCGGTCGCGTGGATCCGGCAGTCGGGCGGCGAGGCGGTCGTCGCGCATCCGGGCCGCTATGCGTACACGCCCGTCGAATTCGACGCGTTCTTCGGCGAGTTCATCGATCTGGGCGGCGTCGCGATCGAGGTCGTGACGGGCAGCCACACGCCCGATCAGTACCGCGAGTACGCGGACGTCGCGCGTCGCTTCGGCTTCGAGGCGTCGCGCGGCTCCGATTTCCACGCGCCGGGCGAAGGGCGCACCGAACTCGGCAGCCTGCCGCCGCTGCCGTCCGATCTCAAACCCGTCTGGGAACGCTGGCT